One part of the Gossypium raimondii isolate GPD5lz chromosome 1, ASM2569854v1, whole genome shotgun sequence genome encodes these proteins:
- the LOC105782422 gene encoding G-type lectin S-receptor-like serine/threonine-protein kinase LECRK4 — MTTAASDGQKFKKFSLEPLFCIDVGSSDRSSENPVEIRLEVKKPFGFFFLMWWWQGGVRVTAEGVPADVAEAAALMALGFLINFRFWAIGLWVVGPYGSWFRWFRLVDWAKRAWPSWVLRSEAETRLLRCTGRRSRCWHDEDPGKLSDQMGGEKVERERWGFEIEAQSNVSVGGFLSADGTNTAWRSPSGDFALGFIAIQGQEHLFLLAIWYASIPETTIVWYANYRETPAVAARNSKVELTGTGHLVLKDPGNKELWRSQSLTNDSQVSHAAMLDTGNFVISSQNSGNIWESFKYPTDTILPSQELDVNQSLSSVLAEANYSKGKYQLRFNQGSFILNQIDMFTKKPYNNYYSFGDGSRLIFNGTGRIQYLNSSGSIINLAPINTVPKPESYYYRATLGFDGVFTLYSYPRNPSAGGRSWSVLWFKPDDICLSFVDSTARLGTGPCGYNSICEPVNGRPNCTCPPGFSFLDEKNTHIGCKQDYTSSAEDCNPDGSTVEEDRFEFRSILFADFPFSDYGILQPATELECRQSCLLDCTCAVAILQDPSLSPDGTGTCWKKKLPLSNGRFNRVDIDRTALFKVPKTNASRRSPDTPKPSDGNRNAAILILSVLLGTSAIFNFSFLAAIALIFFCLYRRRLQHLEGVHSHSRGDLETNLRSFTYKELEQATNGFKEELGRGAFGTVYKGELSPSNGNYVAVKKLGKVVQEGEREFKTEVKVIGHTHHKNLVRLLGYCDEEQHRLLVYEFMGNGSLSNFLFGVLRPSWQKRLQIASGIAKGLAYLHEECSTQIIHCDIKPQNILLDDCLTAKISDFGLAKLLINSKTQTLTGVRGTKGYVAPEWFRNSPVTVKVDVYSFGVMLLEIICCRKCVEVEMDEEAILTEWAFDCYNEGMMEKLVENDEEARNDVGRLEMLLKVAIWCVQYEPVLRPSMRTVSMMLEGAVQVPSPPCPFPLHSMSMKYQNDRVSFSSLVP; from the exons ATGACGACCGCTGCCTCTGATGGCCAGaagttcaaaaaattttccCTCGAGCCCCTTTTCTGCATAGATGTTGGATCTAGTGATAGATCCTCCGAAAACCCAGTCGAAATTCGACTTGAAGTCAAGAAAccttttggtttcttttttctGAT gtgGTGGTGGCAAGGAGGGGTACGGGTAACAGCTGAAGGCGTGCCTGCCGACGTGGCAGAGGCAGCAGCGCTAATGGCTTTAGGATTTCTgattaattttaggttttgggctATTGGGCTTTGGGTTGTTGGGCCTTATGGGTCTTGGTTTAGATGGTTTAGGTTAGTAGATTGG GCAAAGAGGGCTTGGCCTTCGTGGGTGCTTCGAAGCGAGGCTGAAACACGTCTTTTGCGCTGCACCGGTCGTCGGTCACGGTGTTGGCACGACGAAGATCCGGGGAAACTCAGTGACCAGATGGGGGGAGAGAAAGTTGAAAGAGAGAGATGgggttttgaaa TTGAAGCTCAAAGCAATGTAAGCGTAGGTGGTTTTCTATCTGCCGATGGTACAAACACGGCATGGCGATCCCCCTCCGGTGATTTTGCCTTGGGTTTTATTGCCATTCAGGGCCAAGAACATCTCTTCCTTCTTGCAATTTGGTATGCTAGCATACCAGAGACAACTATCGTCTGGTATGCTAATTATAGGGAGACTCCAGCAGTAGCAGCTCGAAATTCAAAGGTCGAGCTTACCGGGACCGGCCATCTTGTGCTTAAAGACCCTGGAAACAAAGAGTTGTGGAGGTCCCAAAGCCTTACTAACGATTCTCAAGTATCTCATGCAGCCATGCTTGATACAGGGAACTTTGTGATATCGAGTCAAAACTCAGGCAACATATGGGAAAGCTTCAAATATCCAACGGATACCATCTTACCCTCACAAGAATTGGATGTTAATCAGAGTCTTTCATCAGTTCTGGCTGAAGCAAACTACAGTAAGGGGAAATATCAACTTCGTTTTAACCAAGGATCTTTCATACTTAACCAAATTGATATGTTCACCAAAAAACCTTACAATAATTATTATAGTTTCGGGGACGGTTCTCGGTTGATCTTCAACGGCACGGGGCGTATTCAATATCTGAATTCAAGTGGAAGTATAATCAACCTTGCACCAATAAACACTGTTCCGAAACCAGAATCATACTACTACAGGGCAACACTTGGTTTTGATGGAGTTTTTACTCTCTATTCTTATCCAAGGAACCCTAGTGCTGGTGGTAGAAGCTGGTCTGTCTTGTGGTTTAAGCCGGACGATATTTGCTTGAGCTTTGTCGACAGTACAGCTAGACTTGGAACTGGACCATGCGGATATAACAGCATTTGTGAGCCTGTCAATGGGAGGCCTAATTGCACATGTCCCCCTGGATTTTCCTTTTTGGATGAAAAGAATACACACATTGGCTGCAAACAAGATTATACAAGCTCCGCTGAAGATTGCAACCCAGACGGGTCCACCGTAGAGGAAGATCGGTTTGAATTCAGGTCAATATTATTTGCAGATTTCCCTTTCAGTGACTATGGCATATTGCAGCCAGCAACTGAGTTGGAATGTAGGCAATCTTGCCTTCTTGACTGTACTTGTGCAGTTGCCATTTTACAGGATCCATCTTTAAGTCCAGATGGAACTGGAACTtgttggaaaaagaaattaccACTCTCAAATGGGCGGTTTAACAGAGTAGATATTGACAGAACGGCCCTATTTAAGGTACCAAAGACAAATGCCTCTAGGAGAAGCCCTGACACTCCTAAACCAAGCGATGGAAATCGGAATGCTGCTATTTTGATCCTTTCAGTTCTCTTAGGTACCTCCGCAATCTTCAACTTCTCCTTTTTAGCTGCAATTGCCTTGATATTCTTTTGCTTATACCGAAGACGGCTACAACACTTGGAGGGTGTTCATAGTCATAGCAGAGGAGATTTAGAGACTAATCTGCGTTCATTCACATACAAAGAGCTTGAACAAGCCACAAACGGATTCAAAGAAGAGCTAGGAAGGGGGGCTTTCGGCACGGTTTATAAAGGAGAACTGTCACCAAGCAACGGAAACTATGTCGCCGTCAAGAAATTAGGAAAGGTTGTACAAGAAGGTGAAAGGGAATTCAAAACAGAAGTGAAGGTGATTGGCCATACTCACCACAAGAATCTGGTGAGACTACTTGGATACTGTGATGAAGAACAACATAGGCTTTTGGTCTATGAGTTTATGGGAAATGGTTCATTGTCGAACTTCCTTTTCGGAGTGTTACGGCCTAGTTGGCAAAAAAGGTTACAAATTGCATCAGGAATTGCAAAAGGCCTCGCATACTTGCATGAAGAATGCAGTACACAGATCATCCATTGTGACATTAAACCACAAAACATACTCTTGGATGATTGTTTAACGGCCAAGATATCTGATTTCGGATTAGCAAAGCTGTTGATCAACAGCAAAACTCAAACGCTGACTGGCGTACGAGGGACGAAAGGGTACGTGGCACCGGAATGGTTCAGAAACTCTCCGGTCACAGTCAAGGTAGACGTTTACAGTTTCGGAGTGATGCTGTTGGAGATCATATGCTGCAGAAAATGTGTTGAAGTGGAGATGGATGAAGAAGCAATATTAACAGAATGGGCATTTGATTGCTACAATGAAGGGATGATGGAAAAGCTTGttgaaaatgatgaagaggCCAGAAATGATGTTGGAAGATTGGAGATGTTATTGAAAGTGGCAATTTGGTGTGTGCAATATGAGCCAGTTTTAAGGCCATCCATGAGGACAGTGTCGATGATGCTTGAAGGTGCAGTCCAGGTTCCATCTCCACCATGTCCTTTCCCACTCCATTCTATGTCCATGAAATATCAAAATGATCGTGTTTCTTTTTCAAGTTTGGTCCCGTAA